The following nucleotide sequence is from Salvia splendens isolate huo1 chromosome 2, SspV2, whole genome shotgun sequence.
TATCTATTCCTATAATTGGAGTTATGCATCCTAGAAATGCAAATTTATGTAGAAAACATCCTGATTTCATGTTGTATATGAACTTCATACGATGCATTTTGGTCAGGATATCCTTTGGCCACTTTTCTTTAAAGGAAAAGTTGCCTTCTCCAGAACCATGCTATCCTGTTTTCTGCAAATATTTCACACCTCATGGATCATTTTTGTAATTATTATGGCAGTTTGTGCTCAAACTTTTTAACAAAGATGGGTATCACTTTCTTTGGCTGATTTATAGTTGCATTTTAATATAGCATGCTCGACCTGTTTTATATGGTACTTCGAGGTTGGCTCATCATATTTATTACCTGCATGCTTAATTTCATATGCAGATACATACTGTAGCTGTTGGAGCTGCTATAGGCCACGCTTGCCTCTTACTCTCTGCTGGAAGCAAAGGCAAAAGGTTCATGATGCCACATGCTAAAGGTAGTTTTCAGTTTcttgcatttaattttatgtgcAGCCATTAAGTAGCCTCTCTTTCATTTTCCTTAATTCAGTTAGAACTTTCTTTTTCAGCTATGATTCAACAACCCCGTGTTCCCTCCTCTGGTTTAATGCCAGCCAGTGATGTTCTGATTCGTGCAAAAGAGGCAAGTTCGAGCTTTTTTGCAACCTTACATTTGTTTGAAAGTTTCTAATCCATGTctagtagtagtaaataataagTCCATAATAAGCTTTATTGGAAACTAAAAATAATGGGTATTTCAGTCCATGCATGGTGGCACACTGGCATCATAGGAACACACCAATATTTGTATTTGGGCTAAAAAATGCAAATCATTTCCTTGTTGGGACTTCTGATCTTTACTGACAATGTTTTATTTGTATAGGCTTTTTTGTGGGTTGTAATATACATAAGTGTGTTAAATATGTTTCTGCAACTTATTGGGCTGCTTTTGTAGGTTATAGTAAACAGGGATGTCCTTGTTAAACTTCTGGCTAAGCACACTGGAAACGTGAGTTGATATgtcaaatttcttttttttttccagagaatatttgttgaattattgttgACGTTGTGCTTGTCTATCTATGGAGTAATGTTCCTCGATTTCTTTTCAATTTGGTCAGTCAGAAGAGGCTGTGGCCAATGTGATGAAAAGGCCATTTTATATGGACTCTACTAGAGCTAAAGAATTTGGTGTCATTGATAAGGTGAGTTGTTTCTGATTGTCCCCAACTTTTTGCACATGATGACCTTGGCTTTATACTAATGACGTAACATTTGGAATCAGATACTTTGGCGTGGACAGGAAAAGATTATGGCAGATGCTGCCCCTCCAGAAGAATGGGATAAGAATGCTGGGATCAAAGTCCTTGATTCAATGTAGTTGCTTCCAAATACTTGAATACAGTGAGCCTAATACCTGAAGATATTCCTTTGAATTTCTAATTACCTACCTCCACATCTTGAAGATAGATGTTTATGAAATGTGTGATTGAATGGGTGCAGTGCAGGATTTTCAGTCTACAGCAAAAGCACATCTGATGCCGTATTACTTATCCAATCTCTGATTTCAAGCATATACAGCTGGTTTCGAAGATTAAACCATTAGTGATAACCATATGATTGGTATGAGTTACAGTGAGGTCGTAAAGGTGGAGCAGAGAAAGCCTTGAAGAACAGCTCTGGATTGTTTTGCATATAATGGAACGTTTTGTTGAACGCTTGTTATATTTGAGCTAGCAGCCACTTACTCTTCAATAACACCATAGCTGAACGCTTGTTGACATTGTATTAGTTGTCTGCTTGAAATAAGATGAATATCTTCAATTTATATTACTGtatataatatcaaatttgCGTATGCTTGTTTGGTCAAGTGATAGAACAGTTAATCATTAATGTGAGTTTATCCGGATTTCTAAAGTCAACATTTGTAGTTGTTTGTCTcaaatcaaaagtaaaaaaaataaagaagattATCCAAGCAAAACTGCAAAAGTAGTTGCAAGTGACTCTGCATTCTGCAACGCGATGGGATCTTCCTTTCCactgaaattcgccttattcttctccctctccctcggCGCCGCCGCCGTTCCTCTCTCACTCCCGCGAAATCTCACACCCAAATCCTCCTCCAATTCTCGTCCTCTCAAAGCCACCACCTCGGACTTGCTTTCCCTCCTTGGCTCACCTCAACAGGCCGCCTCCGTCAACTCGGTAGTCGCCCGACAACTCCGCTCATGCTTCAAATTCCTAGCCCCCTTCAATCAAACCCTACCAACTCGCCGAGCACTCGCTTCTCAACTCAATACGCCATTGACCCGGACCGCAGAGGAAATCGATCACCTGATTttgtcgccgccgccgcctgtATTGGAGCTGGCGCGACTCGCGGTCGACTCCGGCGGTGACCCTGGGGCTATTCACCGAGCTCTTGATCCGACTATTATAACCGTAATGCCTCTTTCTCTACACTCTTCTTTTCTCTTTAAACATCTATTTATGTAAATTGCAATTACAGAGTTGAGAGTGCTTGCAATTTAATTTTACTTTGTCAAAAATCGGTGTGAGAGAATGAGTATGATGTGAACTACTTACTTGTTACTTTCTGTGAGTGAATTGTGGTTTGTGGTGAAGGATGTTTGGTGATTTGGAAAAAAATGCAGGTTCCTGATGTAGAAGGATCAAACGAGGACCGTTGTGAGCTTACTAGATATCCTTATGGCTGGCGATTCATTGATGAGGTGCATTGGTGACTGCTTGTTGATTGCGTTTACCTTTCTTTTATCCTGTCCAGATTCTTGTTTAATTTCGTCAGCCAATTCCATTTCTTGTAGGCCTTGAATTCTTACATTGAGTTCTTGTTTGAAATTATTGTCGAGCGTGGTCCGGGAGTAGGCCTCAATGTGTCTTTAAGCCGCTATGATTTTTTCCATGGTCACCTTTTCCTTGCCAAGGAGTCTGGAAGACTTGGCATTTTGTAAGTTCAAATAACAAGCATTtctactcttttatttttttcacagTTTGAGGAATTGGATTCTTCATTTAAGGATTAGGCATAAAAGGACTCTTGCATATAGTTTATGGCCCAAATTTTGGAGCCTTTCTAAAAAATGACCTAAACTTTAGTTTACTGTTTAAAAGGACAGGAGTTTGCAGAATGTTTTAATTGACCAAGAATCTGTGCCTGAATCAATTTGTTGGGTTCTTTCATGGAATATGCAGTAAATGAGTGCAAATACATTGATTGAAATACAGAATATAAATCTGCATGCCATGTTTTTCTTCGGACTTGTATGTTAATGTTACCTGCTAGTTAAAATAATCTATGTATGAATGTGCAGTCAGGTTTTGTGGATATTGATTCAATAAGTGGACCCATTAACCCCATGATCCCTCCTTTCAAACAAAAGTTAGGAACTATATGATGCATTAATCTTTTGAGCTAAGCGGAAGATTTATGAAAGGATTTTGACAGGAGGGTTTTGTACCATTGTGAAAAATTGGTAGGGTTTGTCTCAGAAATCAGAATTCTATAAGATATcgtaaataatttaaaaataggaaaaatgaTATCATGTCATCAAAATATAGAGACATTAACTTATAATTTACCTTTGTGGAGATAAGTTTGCCATGAGACATTATCAACTGATGATTGATGACTTATACACGAGTGACGGGACCATGATGCATATATTTGCAGGTTTCATGCTAAAGAGTACCCTGCCTATGACAAAGAACTTTTTCCTTGCAACATGGGCTATTGCCAAGTCGGTGAGCGGGGGGTCAATCATGTGGCATGTCTAAAATGCTTTCCATCATTATTTGATTGTGCACTTTATAATCCTCAGGATCCAACGTTGATTATGACGATTCAATGAACTTGAGAAATATTTTATGGCTTGCTCCTTTGCCGAATGATTCCAGTAAAGCATGGGAGGCACCAGGTGTGTATTCTCATTTTTATCTTACAGAACGTACTATATTTTTCTAAGATTGTGCTTTCTTCATATTTAAGATGAATAAACTGTAGAATCACTTGGACAGCTTATATGTCTGACAAGATTTCCAACTTTATGAAGATTTTGTTGTTGGCAGGAGTCCTTGTTGTCTTGGACGCGCATCCTGAAGGAATAATTT
It contains:
- the LOC121792422 gene encoding uncharacterized protein LOC121792422, coding for MGSSFPLKFALFFSLSLGAAAVPLSLPRNLTPKSSSNSRPLKATTSDLLSLLGSPQQAASVNSVVARQLRSCFKFLAPFNQTLPTRRALASQLNTPLTRTAEEIDHLILSPPPPVLELARLAVDSGGDPGAIHRALDPTIITVPDVEGSNEDRCELTRYPYGWRFIDEALNSYIEFLFEIIVERGPGVGLNVSLSRYDFFHGHLFLAKESGRLGILFHAKEYPAYDKELFPCNMGYCQVGSNVDYDDSMNLRNILWLAPLPNDSSKAWEAPGVLVVLDAHPEGIIYRDLIPEYVHIARTLYEDDFGEVVVDVNYLNVGGKTTKFQLFVC